In Xyrauchen texanus isolate HMW12.3.18 chromosome 13, RBS_HiC_50CHRs, whole genome shotgun sequence, a single genomic region encodes these proteins:
- the tgfbrap1 gene encoding transforming growth factor-beta receptor-associated protein 1 homolog — MSVKAFELVAAVVREQLMGEKVRVNIECIECCGKHLYLGTNDCFIHHFLLEEHTTANGKLAYNAQKLLHKYLGLKKPVVELKAASALERLIVLCDSTIIVVDMVTLEPVPTGGTKLKGVTSFCINENPVTGDPFCVEMAVVSARRRAVQICTLHEDRVQMLKEVTTPEQPCTLSLDGYFICMALPTRYMILNYSTGASQDLFPYDCEERKPIVKRISREEFLLAAPGGLGMFANAEGISQRAPVSWSESVIAAAVCFPYVVALDEGFVTIHSMLDQQLKQTLSFRDGQLLQDFEGKVVLASTKAVYMLVPLPLERQIQDLLASHRVEEALTLTEAAQRNIPKEKYQKLHKRILQQAGFIQFGQLEFLEAKEHFRKGQLDVRELISLYPLLLPASSSFTRCHPPLHEFADLNHLTQGNQEKVQHFKRFLISYLHEVRSSDSANGFREDVDTALLKLYAETGHESLLDLLASDNACLLADCAPWLEKHHKYFALGLLYHYNGQDSAALQMWVKIVNGDLLDSTRQDLFEYVVDFLSFCSNLDLVWQHADWALQKDQKIGVQIFTKRPISEEKRGQLNPDDVVTYLQKHNQGLLLYLEHLVLEKRLQKEKYHTHLAVLYADRVLSLISRPSATEEQLSAARQKLQRLLKESSLYKVQLLLGKLQDSELLLLERATLHGKLEEHDKALHILVHQLKDSPAAEEYCSWASACQDQAYRQNLFHQLLSVYLDPDVPGGAQTVAAVDLLNQHADVFDAVLVLKLLPEEWSLPLLRPFLCGAVRASVHARCTSQVAVGLARAENLQLQHDRLKYRGGPILVSENKGCRLCHNTFSEPDCACLPGGTPVHIHCVAKKALDLPVERQNENAHHSNHT, encoded by the exons ATGAGTGTGAAAGCTTTTGAGCTGGTTGCCGCCGTGGTGCGGGAGCAGTTGATGGGCGAAAAGGTGCGCGTTAACATTGAATGCATCGAGTGCTGCGGCAAACACCTGTACCTGGGAACCAATGACTGCTTCATCCATCACTTCCTACTAGAGGAGCACACAACAGCCAATGGTAAGCTGGCCTACAATGCCCAGAAACTTCTGCACAAATACCTGGGTCTGAAGAAGCCGGTGGTGGAGCTAAAGGCGGCCTCTGCTTTGGAACGGCTAATTGTCCTCTGTGATTCAACCATCATTGTTGTGGATATGGTTACCCTAGAGCCTGTGCCCACTGGGGGCACTAAGCTTAAAGGTGTGACTTCGTTTTGTATTAACGAGAACCCTGTGACTGGAGACCCATTCTGCGTGGAAATGGCAGTGGTGTCGGCACGCAGACGGGCGGTCCAGATCTGTACGCTCCACGAGGACCGGGTGCAGATGTTAAAGGAAGTGACCACACCAGAGCAGCCCTGTACCTTGAGCCTGGATGGGTACTTTATCTGCATGGCCCTTCCCACACGATATATGATTCTGAACTACAGCACAGGAGCCTCTCAGGACCTGTTTCCTTACGACTGTGAAGAGAGGAAACCCATCGTCAAGAGGATCAGCCGGGAAGAGTTTCTCCTGGCTGCCCCAGGCGGGCTTG gaatgTTTGCTAACGCAGAGGGCATATCTCAGCGTGCCCCGGTGAGTTGGTCCGAGAGCGTGATTGCGGCGGCTGTGTGTTTTCCGTATGTGGTTGCGTTGGATGAAGGTTTTGTGACCATTCACAGCATGTTGGACCAGCAGCTCAAACAGACACTGTCCTTTAGAGATGGACAACTCCTGCAGGATTTTGAAG GTAAGGTGGTGTTGGCCTCTACTAAGGCAGTGTATATGTTGGTGCCTCTCCCTCTGGAGCGTCAGATCCAAGACCTCTTAGCAAGCCATCGAGTCGAAGAGGCGCTGACGCTCACAGAAGCTGCACAGAGAAATATTCCCAAAGAAAAGTATCAG aaATTGCACAAAAGAATTCTCCAACAAGCAGGATTCATCCAGTTTGGCCAGCTTGAGTTTTTAGAAGCAAAAGAACATTTTAG AAAGGGTCAGCTGGATGTACGGGAGCTGATCTCCCTTTATCCACTGCTCCTGCCCGCCTCTTCCTCCTTCACACGGTGCCATCCACCACTTCACGAATTTGCTGACCTGAACCATCTGACGCAGGGAAACCAGGAGAAAGTACAGCATTTCAAACGTTTCCTCATTAGCTACCTGCACGAGGTGCGCAGCAGCGACAGTGCTAATGGTTTCCGTGAAGATGTGGACACGGCGTTGCTGAAGCTTTACGCAGAGACCGGCCACGAAAGTCTTCTGGATTTGCTGGCCTCTGACAACGCCTGCCTCCTGGCAGACTGTGCCCCCTGGCTGGAGAAACATCACAA GTATTTTGCTCTTGGGCTTCTATATCACTACAATGGTCAAGATTCTGCTGCTTTACAG ATGTGGGTTAAGATTGTCAACGGGGATCTCCTGGACTCAACAAGACAAGATCTGTTTGAATATGTTGTGGACTTTCTTAGTTTCTGTTCCAACCTTGACCTTGTGTGGCAGCATGCAGACTGGGCATTACAGAAAGATCAAAAG ATTGGTGTACAGATCTTCACCAAAAGGCCAATCTCTGAGGAAAAGAGGGGGCAGTTAAACCCAGATGATGTTGTTACGTATTTGCAGAAGCACAATCAAGGTCTTCTGCTCTACCTGGAACACCTGGTACTGGAGAAGAGATTGCAA AAAGAGAAGTATCACACACATCTGGCTGTGCTGTATGCAGACAGAGTGCTGAGCCTTATCTCACGACCATCAGCCACTGAGGAGCAACTGTCTGCTGCCCGCCAGAAACTACAACGGTTACTGAAAGAGTCCAGTCTGTATAAAGTCCAGTTACTACTAG GTAAACTTCAGGACTCTGAGTTGCTGCTACTTGAGCGAGCTACACTACATGGGAAGTTAGAGGAACATGACAAGGCCTTACACATTCTAGTGCACCAGCTCAAAGACTCCCCTGCTGCGGAGGAATACTGCTCCTGGGCCTCTGCGTGTCAGGACCAGGCCTACCGTCAGAACCTTTTCCACCAACTCTTGAGTGTTTATCTGGACCCGGATGTACCAGGAGGGGCTCAAACCGTAGCCGCCGTTGACTTGCTTAACCAGCATGCTGACGTTTTCGACGCGGTGTTGGTTTTAAAGCTCctcccagaggagtggtctttgccGCTGCTCCGTCCTTTCCTGTGTGGGGCAGTAAGGGCAAGTGTGCATGCACGTTGCACTTCACAGGTTGCAGTGGGGCTGGCACGAGCAGAAAACCTCCAGCTTCAGCATGACCGG CTGAAGTATCGAGGAGGCCCAATATTAGTATCTGAAAATAAGGGATGCCGGCTGTGCCACAATACCTTTAGCGAGCCAGACTGCGCCTGCCTGCCCGGCGGAACGCCTGTCCATATTCACTGTGTCGCCAAGAAAGCCCTGGACTTGCCAGTAGAGCGGCAAAATGAAAACGCCCACCACAGCAACCACACATGA
- the fhl2b gene encoding four and a half LIM domains protein 2b translates to MVERYDCHYCKESLLGKMYVLRDENPYCVKCYESLYSNTCDECKNPIGCNSRDLSYKDRHWHDDCFHCFKCHRSLVDKPFSTKDEQLLCTECYSNEYSSKCYECKKTIMPGSRKMEHKGNSWHETCFTCQRCQQPIGTKSFIPKDNSNYCVPCYEKQYALQCVHCKKPITTGGVTYHEQPWHKDCFLCTGCKQQLSGQRFTSRDDFPYCLNCFCNLYAKKCAACTTPISGLGGSKYISFEERQWHNDCFNCKKCSVSLVGRGFLTERDDILCPDCGKDI, encoded by the exons ATGGTGGAGCGTTATGACTGCCACTACTGCAAGGAGTCTCTGTTAGGGAAGATGTATGTTCTGCGTGATGAAAATCCTTACTGCGTGAAGTGCTACGAGAGCCTCTACTCCAACACTTGTGACGAATGCAAGAACCCCATTGGCTGCAATAGCAGA GATTTGTCTTATAAGGACCGCCACTGGCATGATGACTGCTTCCACTGCTTTAAATGTCACCGTTCTCTGGTGGACAAGCCGTTCTCCACCAAGGACGAGCAGCTACTGTGTACTGAGTGTTACTCTAATGAGTATTCCTCTAAATGCTATGAATGCAAGAAGACAATCATGCCAG GCTCCAGGAAGATGGAGCATAAGGGGAACAGCTGGCACGAGACCTGCTTTACCTGCCAGCGCTGCCAGCAACCCATTGGCACCAAGAGCTTCATTCCAAAGGACAACAGTAACTACTGCGTGCCATGCTATGAGAAGCAATATGCACTGCAGTGTGTGCACTGCAAGAAG CCAATCACCACTGGGGGAGTGACCTACCATGAGCAGCCATGGCACAAGGACTGCTTCCTGTGCACCGGCTGTAAGCAGCAGCTGTCTGGCCAGCGCTTCACCTCTCGTGATGACTTCCCCTACTGTCTGAACTGCTTCTGCAACCTGTATGCCAAGAAGTGTGCCGCCTGCACCACCCCTATTAGCG GTCTAGGAGGGAGCAAATATATCTCCTTTGAAGAGAGACAATGGCACAACGACTGTTTCAACTGCAAGAAGTGCTCTGTGTCCCTGGTGGGCCGTGGCTTTCTGACCGAGAGAGATGACATCCTGTGCCCTGACTGTGGCAAAGACATCTGA